The following proteins are co-located in the Streptomyces sp. DT2A-34 genome:
- a CDS encoding cyclophilin-like fold protein → MQTPTPLRIRISWPAGHLTAALDDTPTTQALAKVLPLVSTARTWGEEVYFDTGVAVPRETNARQVVHPGTVAFWTDGDALALPYGPTPISQGDECRLASPCNVLGRIDGDPRLLATVRAGDPVRVEFMDA, encoded by the coding sequence ATGCAGACACCGACACCACTCCGGATACGGATCTCCTGGCCCGCGGGGCACCTCACCGCGGCCCTCGACGACACCCCGACCACGCAGGCCCTCGCCAAGGTCCTGCCCCTCGTCTCCACCGCCCGCACCTGGGGCGAAGAGGTCTACTTCGACACGGGCGTCGCCGTTCCACGTGAAACCAACGCCCGGCAGGTCGTCCACCCGGGCACGGTCGCCTTCTGGACGGACGGCGACGCGCTCGCCCTCCCCTATGGACCCACACCGATCTCGCAGGGCGACGAGTGCCGCCTCGCGAGCCCGTGCAACGTCCTCGGCCGCATAGACGGCGACCCCCGCCTACTGGCGACCGTCCGCGCCGGTGACCCTGTGCGCGTGGA